One part of the Girardinichthys multiradiatus isolate DD_20200921_A chromosome 10, DD_fGirMul_XY1, whole genome shotgun sequence genome encodes these proteins:
- the sbk1 gene encoding serine/threonine-protein kinase SBK1 isoform X2, with product MSYCGGVPVEDMQALAITSLSVADVAKQYEHIRELGKGTYGKVDLVAHRTQGTKMALKFVTKNKTKLKSFLREYSLTGSLSCSPFIIKVLDVLFETEDSYVFGQEYAPAGDLFDIIPPQVGLPEEMVKRCMQQLGLALDFMHSKNLVHRDVKPENVLLFDRECRRIKLADFGMTRRVGCRVKRVSGTIPYTAPEVCRANRADGFLVTTSMDVWAFGVLVFCMLTGNFPWEAAMQADAFYEEFRRWQKAGCPVGTYPSQWRRFTDDALRMFQRLLASEPEKRCGVKDVFCFIKYELVSELRRRASYRAKRGERSSSGVCTGSCTSSSSSSRSSLRHQEPSTPPGTSCLRPAPLKRSILSDPLSPREESGQHQSPGRDKNKSQMVMATAIEICV from the exons ATGAGCTACTGTGGAGGGGTGCCGGTAGAGGACATGCAGGCGCTGGCCATCACCTCGCTGTCTGTAGCAGATGTAGCCAAACAGTATGAGCACATCCGAGAGCTGGGGAAGGGAACGTACGGCAAGGTGGACCTGGTGGCACACAGGACACAGG GCACCAAAATGGCACTGAAGTTTGTCACCAAGAACAAGACGAAGCTGAAAAGTTTCCTGCGGGAGTACAGTTTAACTGGCTCGCTCAGCTGCAGCCCTTTCATCATCAAAGTCCTTGACGTGCTGTTCGAGACGGAGGACAGCTATGTGTTTGGACAAGAGTACGCCCCCGCCGGGGACCTTTTCGACATTATACCGCCGCAG GTGGGTCTGCCAGAGGAGATGGTGAAACGCTGCATGCAGCAGCTCGGCTTGGCTCTGGACTTCATGCACAGTAAAAATCTGGTGCATCGGGACGTCAAACCCGAAAACGTGCTTCTGTTTGACCGGGAGTGTCGCCGCATCAAGCTGGCTGATTTTGGCATGACCCGACGCGTGGGCTGCCGTGTGAAACGCGTGAGCGGCACCATCCCCTACACGGCGCCAGAGGTTTGCCGCGCCAACCGTGCCGATGGTTTCCTGGTGACCACCAGTATGGATGTGTGGGCTTTTGGAGTTCTGGTCTTCTGCATGCTCACGGGGAATTTCCCCTGGGAGGCTGCGATGCAGGCCGATGCCTTTTATGAGGAGTTTCGTCGCTGGCAGAAAGCGGGTTGTCCCGTGGGAACGTACCCATCTCAGTGGCGCCGCTTCACAGATGACGCCCTACGCATGTTTCAGAGGCTGCTGGCCTCAGAACCGGAAAAACGCTGCGGGGTCAAGGACGTCTTTTGCTTTATCAAGTACGAGCTTGTCAGCGAGCTGAGGCGCAGGGCATCTTACAGAGCAAAAAGAGGAGAGAGGTCAAGCTCTGGAGTGTGTACAGGCAGCTGTACCTCGTCTTCATCATCTTCACGTTCCTCTCTCAGACATCAGGAGCCATCCACACCTCCAGGAACGTCTTGCCTCCGCCCAGCGCCACTTAAACGTAGCATCCTCTCCGACCCACTCTCTCCCAGAGAGGAGTCCGGACAGCACCAGTCTCCGGGCCGAGACAAGAACAAAAGCCAGATGGTCATGGCAACAGCCATAGAAATCTGTGTTTGA
- the sbk1 gene encoding serine/threonine-protein kinase SBK1 isoform X1 yields the protein MQDHGGERQVASSVPQSVKASLSLSPSGPGRAGSGGGSPTSKMSYCGGVPVEDMQALAITSLSVADVAKQYEHIRELGKGTYGKVDLVAHRTQGTKMALKFVTKNKTKLKSFLREYSLTGSLSCSPFIIKVLDVLFETEDSYVFGQEYAPAGDLFDIIPPQVGLPEEMVKRCMQQLGLALDFMHSKNLVHRDVKPENVLLFDRECRRIKLADFGMTRRVGCRVKRVSGTIPYTAPEVCRANRADGFLVTTSMDVWAFGVLVFCMLTGNFPWEAAMQADAFYEEFRRWQKAGCPVGTYPSQWRRFTDDALRMFQRLLASEPEKRCGVKDVFCFIKYELVSELRRRASYRAKRGERSSSGVCTGSCTSSSSSSRSSLRHQEPSTPPGTSCLRPAPLKRSILSDPLSPREESGQHQSPGRDKNKSQMVMATAIEICV from the exons ATGCAGGACCATGGAGGAGAGAGACAAGTCGCCAGCAG TGTGCCACAGAGTGTCAAGGCGAGCCTGTCTCTTTCTCCATCCGGGCCGGGGCGGGCTGGCAGCGGTGGGGGCTCCCCTACATCCAAAATGAGCTACTGTGGAGGGGTGCCGGTAGAGGACATGCAGGCGCTGGCCATCACCTCGCTGTCTGTAGCAGATGTAGCCAAACAGTATGAGCACATCCGAGAGCTGGGGAAGGGAACGTACGGCAAGGTGGACCTGGTGGCACACAGGACACAGG GCACCAAAATGGCACTGAAGTTTGTCACCAAGAACAAGACGAAGCTGAAAAGTTTCCTGCGGGAGTACAGTTTAACTGGCTCGCTCAGCTGCAGCCCTTTCATCATCAAAGTCCTTGACGTGCTGTTCGAGACGGAGGACAGCTATGTGTTTGGACAAGAGTACGCCCCCGCCGGGGACCTTTTCGACATTATACCGCCGCAG GTGGGTCTGCCAGAGGAGATGGTGAAACGCTGCATGCAGCAGCTCGGCTTGGCTCTGGACTTCATGCACAGTAAAAATCTGGTGCATCGGGACGTCAAACCCGAAAACGTGCTTCTGTTTGACCGGGAGTGTCGCCGCATCAAGCTGGCTGATTTTGGCATGACCCGACGCGTGGGCTGCCGTGTGAAACGCGTGAGCGGCACCATCCCCTACACGGCGCCAGAGGTTTGCCGCGCCAACCGTGCCGATGGTTTCCTGGTGACCACCAGTATGGATGTGTGGGCTTTTGGAGTTCTGGTCTTCTGCATGCTCACGGGGAATTTCCCCTGGGAGGCTGCGATGCAGGCCGATGCCTTTTATGAGGAGTTTCGTCGCTGGCAGAAAGCGGGTTGTCCCGTGGGAACGTACCCATCTCAGTGGCGCCGCTTCACAGATGACGCCCTACGCATGTTTCAGAGGCTGCTGGCCTCAGAACCGGAAAAACGCTGCGGGGTCAAGGACGTCTTTTGCTTTATCAAGTACGAGCTTGTCAGCGAGCTGAGGCGCAGGGCATCTTACAGAGCAAAAAGAGGAGAGAGGTCAAGCTCTGGAGTGTGTACAGGCAGCTGTACCTCGTCTTCATCATCTTCACGTTCCTCTCTCAGACATCAGGAGCCATCCACACCTCCAGGAACGTCTTGCCTCCGCCCAGCGCCACTTAAACGTAGCATCCTCTCCGACCCACTCTCTCCCAGAGAGGAGTCCGGACAGCACCAGTCTCCGGGCCGAGACAAGAACAAAAGCCAGATGGTCATGGCAACAGCCATAGAAATCTGTGTTTGA